In Elusimicrobiota bacterium, one DNA window encodes the following:
- a CDS encoding response regulator: MAGERLFIVEDETIVAEDLKRMLERMGYAVCGSAAEGDKALAAIERQKPDLVLMDIRIHGPEDGIEVAETIYARWDTPVIYLTAYADDLTVDRAKGTLASGYLLKPFEERGLKSTIDLALYRHKMERMVQGLEERPGGILDHLGVAVWAVDAKGNVTYLNRRGEALFGRSRNEALGRPLSTWASQEKPGDGKAPARWAILRDGRRTVLEGVSSPVVDGEGNDGGLATILWGAT; encoded by the coding sequence ATGGCGGGAGAACGCCTGTTTATTGTGGAAGACGAAACGATCGTCGCGGAAGATTTAAAGCGGATGCTGGAACGCATGGGCTACGCGGTCTGCGGTTCGGCCGCCGAGGGCGATAAAGCCCTGGCGGCGATCGAGCGGCAGAAGCCGGACCTGGTGTTGATGGACATTCGGATCCATGGCCCTGAGGACGGCATCGAAGTGGCCGAAACGATTTACGCCCGATGGGACACCCCGGTCATCTATTTGACCGCCTACGCCGACGACCTCACGGTGGACCGGGCGAAAGGGACTCTGGCGTCGGGGTATCTTTTAAAACCCTTTGAGGAACGGGGGTTGAAATCCACCATCGACCTGGCGCTTTACCGTCACAAGATGGAACGGATGGTGCAGGGGTTGGAGGAGCGGCCGGGCGGGATCCTGGACCATCTGGGCGTGGCGGTGTGGGCCGTGGACGCGAAGGGGAACGTGACCTATCTGAACCGCCGGGGCGAAGCCCTTTTCGGGCGTTCCCGGAACGAAGCGCTGGGGCGGCCGCTCTCGACTTGGGCCTCCCAGGAAAAACCGGGCGACGGGAAGGCCCCCGCGCGCTGGGCGATTCTGCGCGACGGGCGCCGCACGGTTTTGGAAGGCGTGTCTTCGCCGGTGGTCGACGGCGAAGGCAACGACGGCGGCCTGGCCACGATTCTCTGGGGGGCGACGTAA
- a CDS encoding PD40 domain-containing protein, which produces MKNVIRLCTAAILLSFGAASASSLELGLTRAVKKRARTVSDAVRRQRVTPRILWQKCVPDEGTQCDVWSMNLDGSNPVNLTPGTDASFDFDPQWSPDHSKIVFSSTRGGNPDIYTMNADGSDIAHLTLDAGFESWASFSPDGSKIVFSRAVAGQGQLFVMNRDGSNPVRLHTGPGADEEPAYSPDGSKIIFGNDSTGRYQLYTMNADGSSIVQLTTGAYENRYPSWSPDGQKIVFGSDRTGNTELFVMNADGTGAVQLTSTPGAINSDPAWSSDGSKIIFPSARDGNAEIYVMERDGSNETRLTSNSVFDAGPFAW; this is translated from the coding sequence ATGAAAAACGTAATCCGTCTTTGCACCGCGGCGATTCTGCTCTCCTTCGGAGCGGCCTCGGCCTCGTCCCTGGAATTGGGGCTGACCCGGGCGGTCAAGAAGCGGGCCCGCACCGTCTCCGACGCCGTTCGCCGCCAACGGGTCACCCCCCGAATCCTGTGGCAAAAATGCGTCCCGGACGAGGGAACCCAGTGCGACGTCTGGTCCATGAACCTGGACGGAAGCAACCCGGTGAACCTCACCCCCGGCACCGACGCGTCTTTTGATTTCGACCCCCAGTGGTCGCCGGACCATTCCAAAATCGTCTTTTCCTCCACCCGCGGCGGCAATCCCGACATTTACACCATGAACGCCGACGGTTCCGATATCGCCCACTTAACTTTGGACGCGGGGTTCGAATCCTGGGCGTCTTTTTCCCCCGACGGCTCCAAAATCGTTTTCTCCCGGGCGGTCGCCGGCCAGGGCCAGCTCTTCGTGATGAACCGGGACGGCTCCAACCCAGTGCGCCTCCACACGGGCCCCGGAGCGGACGAGGAACCGGCCTATTCCCCGGACGGGTCTAAAATAATATTTGGCAACGACTCCACGGGCCGCTACCAGCTCTACACCATGAACGCCGACGGCTCCTCCATCGTCCAACTCACCACCGGCGCCTACGAAAACCGCTACCCCTCCTGGTCCCCCGACGGCCAAAAGATCGTCTTCGGCAGCGACCGCACCGGCAACACCGAGCTTTTCGTCATGAACGCCGACGGCACCGGCGCCGTCCAATTGACCTCCACCCCCGGCGCCATCAATTCCGACCCCGCCTGGTCCTCCGACGGCTCCAAAATCATCTTCCCCAGCGCCCGCGACGGCAACGCCGAAATCTACGTCATGGAACGGGACGGGTCCAACGAAACGCGATTGACGTCCAACAGCGTGTTCGACGCGGGGCCGTTTGCATGGTGA
- a CDS encoding ABC transporter ATP-binding protein, whose product MNLLDVKGLTKTYAVEAGIFRRRVGAVKALDGVSFFLESGQSLGLVGESGSGKTTLARILAGFLEADGGSVVWEGRPRESFSRNEWASRVQMVFQDPSASLNPKLRVRTLLDEALRQRARWNTSALSGRELNERRARLLNDVGLPSDAGEAYPHQFSGGQKQRIAIARALAAGPRLLLADEPVSSLDLSVQAQILNLLADLREKFKLAVILISHDLTVVRQLTDRVLVLDGGRLAEEGETARVLAAPQSPVTKNLLAAVPALLR is encoded by the coding sequence ATGAATTTGCTCGACGTGAAAGGCCTGACCAAAACCTACGCGGTCGAGGCGGGAATATTCCGTCGACGGGTGGGCGCGGTCAAAGCCCTGGACGGCGTCTCCTTTTTCCTGGAGAGCGGACAGTCCCTGGGGTTGGTGGGAGAATCCGGGTCCGGGAAAACCACTCTGGCGCGGATTCTGGCGGGATTCCTGGAAGCCGACGGAGGAAGCGTTGTCTGGGAAGGCCGGCCCCGGGAAAGTTTTTCCCGGAACGAGTGGGCCTCCCGGGTGCAGATGGTGTTTCAAGACCCGTCGGCGTCCTTGAACCCGAAATTGCGGGTGCGAACGCTTTTGGACGAAGCCCTCCGCCAACGGGCGCGTTGGAACACGTCGGCCCTTTCCGGGCGGGAATTGAACGAGCGCCGGGCGCGGCTATTGAACGACGTGGGATTGCCGTCGGACGCGGGGGAGGCCTACCCCCATCAATTTTCCGGCGGGCAAAAACAGCGGATCGCCATCGCCCGGGCCCTGGCGGCCGGACCGCGGCTGCTTTTGGCGGACGAGCCGGTGTCCTCGCTGGACCTCTCGGTTCAAGCACAAATTCTGAATTTGCTGGCGGACCTGCGGGAGAAATTTAAATTGGCGGTGATCCTGATCAGCCACGACTTGACGGTGGTCCGGCAATTGACGGACCGCGTGTTGGTGTTGGACGGGGGCCGCTTGGCCGAGGAGGGCGAAACCGCCCGGGTGCTGGCGGCGCCCCAAAGCCCCGTCACGAAAAACCTACTGGCCGCGGTGCCGGCGCTCCTTCGATGA
- a CDS encoding GGDEF domain-containing protein: MENRKVIRSVLITATLTAVLLAAVFLFRWLYGYRYALQDFSWRTWEDFHYFAPRELSGNAPLYLVLTLVFAAVLGGLLSWATRRAGRLQARSSLLKRAFRHYRALSETDTLTGLATRRGVMERLEEEIKRASRYGNLLSTLFVDVDNFKTINDTLGHGMGDEVLKTIAEAIKSTVRETDVAGRYGGDEFLVLLPHANAEQGCQVAERVRRRVENLFAKRSDLKSKPTVSLGVMAYAAGVGGLAAYLEAADQALMQSKSLGKNRTILCEKPGTFRPV; this comes from the coding sequence ATGGAAAACAGAAAAGTTATTCGGTCCGTTTTGATCACGGCGACGCTCACGGCGGTGCTCCTCGCGGCGGTGTTTCTATTCCGCTGGCTCTACGGTTACCGTTACGCCCTGCAAGATTTCTCCTGGCGGACCTGGGAGGACTTCCATTATTTCGCGCCCCGAGAGCTCTCGGGCAACGCCCCCCTCTACCTCGTTTTGACCCTGGTCTTCGCGGCGGTCCTGGGGGGCCTGCTGTCCTGGGCCACGCGGCGGGCGGGGCGGCTGCAGGCGCGGTCCTCCCTGCTCAAGCGGGCCTTCCGCCATTACCGGGCCCTCTCGGAAACCGACACCCTCACGGGCCTGGCCACCCGCCGGGGCGTCATGGAGCGGTTGGAGGAGGAGATCAAACGGGCCTCCCGCTACGGGAACCTCCTATCCACCCTCTTTGTGGACGTGGACAATTTCAAAACCATTAACGACACCCTTGGCCACGGGATGGGCGACGAGGTGCTGAAGACCATCGCGGAAGCGATCAAGTCGACAGTGCGGGAGACGGACGTGGCGGGGCGTTACGGAGGCGACGAGTTCCTCGTCCTGTTGCCCCACGCCAACGCGGAGCAGGGTTGTCAGGTGGCGGAACGGGTCCGCCGTCGGGTGGAAAATCTATTCGCGAAGCGAAGCGATCTCAAGAGCAAGCCCACCGTGAGCCTGGGCGTCATGGCCTACGCCGCCGGGGTCGGCGGCTTGGCGGCCTATTTGGAAGCGGCGGACCAGGCGCTCATGCAGTCCAAGTCCCTCGGCAAAAACCGCACCATCCTCTGCGAAAAACCCGGCACCTTCCGCCCCGTCTAA
- a CDS encoding BON domain-containing protein: MKQTNRTNGAWGLAAVFVLLASGIEAQTAPGLDARIESTTRNSHVFKTYLKDDRVSVDSKQGVVTLSGTVSSRSHKSLAEATAENVRGVKSVTNNIAVQTDEGNSDGWIGTKVRTTLLFYRNVRGLRTEVDVKDGAVTLRGEANSAAQKDLTTEYVKDVDGVTSVNNQMTVAAAPAPKESMGKKIDDASITAQVKLALLYHRSTSALSTSVKTHRGVVEITGKAMNGAEKDLVTKLVRNIDGVTSVQNRMTVGPTQ, from the coding sequence ATGAAGCAAACGAACAGAACGAACGGAGCGTGGGGCTTGGCGGCGGTTTTTGTCCTGCTGGCATCCGGAATCGAAGCGCAGACGGCGCCCGGACTGGACGCGCGCATCGAATCGACCACGCGGAATTCCCACGTGTTTAAAACGTATTTAAAGGACGATCGCGTGAGCGTGGACTCCAAACAAGGGGTCGTCACCTTGAGCGGAACGGTGTCGAGCCGTTCCCACAAGTCCCTGGCCGAAGCGACCGCGGAGAACGTGCGGGGCGTCAAAAGCGTCACCAACAACATCGCCGTGCAGACCGACGAGGGCAACTCCGACGGTTGGATCGGCACGAAAGTGCGTACCACGCTTCTGTTCTACCGCAACGTGCGGGGCCTTCGCACCGAAGTGGACGTCAAAGACGGCGCGGTCACCCTGCGCGGGGAAGCCAACAGCGCGGCCCAAAAAGACTTGACCACCGAATACGTCAAAGACGTGGACGGCGTGACGAGCGTGAACAACCAAATGACGGTGGCCGCGGCGCCGGCGCCGAAAGAGTCGATGGGCAAGAAAATCGACGACGCGTCCATCACGGCCCAAGTCAAACTGGCCTTGCTGTACCACCGATCCACCAGCGCCCTTTCCACCTCGGTGAAAACCCACCGCGGCGTCGTGGAAATCACCGGAAAAGCCATGAACGGGGCGGAGAAGGACCTGGTCACGAAGCTCGTTCGCAACATCGACGGCGTGACGTCGGTTCAAAACCGCATGACGGTGGGTCCCACCCAATAG
- a CDS encoding long-chain fatty acid--CoA ligase has protein sequence MTSHPRTLPLALRSTARAHPERIAFYYRDRTWTYGELEDRVARCARGLHRLGLRQGDACGLVLRNCPEFVVLFFALCRLGAVAVPVNFLEKGEKIGYIFADAGVKACLTSKEFLKQVHDAQKRAPHLRHVFVKEPAGHHPTFESLLAGEGGEFVEPAVDADALAMLIYTAGTTGNPKGVMLTHGNFLANVESCHRAIEVGPSDRFLCLLPMFHSFSWTVNVLLPIRLGATVVIMETLLPFEPVLKTIWKRKITVFCAVPPIFAALTQKIQGWKAWVVRFANPVRVAISGASPLPAAVHREFEAKFRRPLIEGYGLTEAAPVVAVNPLHKERKPGTVGLPLPGVHVKIIDDYDRPCPTGEVGEVCVKGANVMAGYFKHPEETRAALTEDGWLKTGDLGCLDAQGYLTIVDRKKDLIIVKGLNVYPQEVEAVLLSHPDVAEAAVVGVPDETGDETVLAFAVARKGKTPDTAALLSLCREKLASYKAPKELFVKTDLPKNAMGKVLKKELRQEAARLRRRRA, from the coding sequence ATGACGAGCCACCCGCGCACCCTCCCCTTGGCGCTCCGGTCCACGGCCCGGGCCCACCCGGAACGCATCGCTTTTTATTACCGCGACCGGACCTGGACCTACGGGGAGTTGGAAGATCGGGTGGCCCGTTGCGCCCGGGGGCTTCACCGCTTGGGCCTCCGGCAAGGCGACGCCTGCGGGTTGGTGTTGCGCAACTGCCCGGAGTTCGTCGTGCTCTTCTTCGCCCTGTGCCGCCTGGGCGCGGTGGCGGTGCCCGTGAATTTTTTGGAAAAGGGGGAAAAAATCGGGTACATCTTCGCCGACGCGGGGGTGAAGGCCTGCCTCACTTCCAAGGAATTTTTAAAGCAGGTCCACGACGCCCAAAAGCGGGCCCCCCATCTGCGCCACGTGTTCGTCAAGGAACCGGCGGGCCATCACCCGACGTTCGAATCCCTGTTGGCGGGCGAGGGGGGGGAGTTCGTCGAGCCCGCGGTGGATGCCGACGCCCTGGCCATGCTGATCTACACGGCCGGCACCACCGGAAACCCCAAGGGGGTCATGCTGACCCACGGTAATTTCCTGGCCAACGTGGAGTCCTGCCACCGGGCCATTGAAGTCGGACCCTCGGATCGGTTTCTGTGCCTGTTGCCCATGTTCCACTCCTTTTCCTGGACGGTGAACGTTCTTCTGCCGATCCGACTGGGCGCCACCGTCGTGATCATGGAAACGCTGTTGCCTTTCGAGCCGGTCTTGAAAACCATCTGGAAACGGAAAATCACCGTCTTCTGCGCGGTGCCGCCCATCTTCGCGGCGTTGACCCAGAAGATCCAGGGGTGGAAAGCCTGGGTGGTGCGTTTTGCCAACCCGGTGCGGGTGGCCATCTCCGGCGCGTCGCCCCTGCCGGCGGCGGTGCACCGGGAATTCGAAGCCAAGTTCCGGCGGCCTCTGATCGAAGGCTACGGTTTGACCGAAGCGGCGCCGGTGGTGGCGGTCAACCCCCTGCACAAGGAGCGAAAGCCCGGCACGGTGGGCCTGCCCCTTCCGGGCGTCCACGTCAAAATCATTGACGACTACGATCGCCCCTGCCCCACGGGGGAGGTCGGCGAGGTTTGCGTGAAGGGGGCCAACGTCATGGCCGGCTATTTCAAGCACCCGGAGGAGACCCGGGCGGCCCTCACCGAAGACGGGTGGCTGAAGACCGGGGACCTGGGATGCCTGGACGCCCAGGGGTATTTGACCATCGTGGACCGGAAAAAAGATTTAATCATCGTGAAGGGGCTGAACGTCTATCCCCAGGAAGTGGAAGCCGTTTTGTTGTCCCACCCCGACGTGGCCGAGGCCGCGGTGGTGGGGGTGCCCGACGAAACCGGCGACGAGACCGTCCTGGCCTTCGCCGTGGCCCGGAAGGGGAAAACCCCGGACACGGCGGCGTTGCTCTCCCTCTGCCGGGAAAAGTTGGCGTCCTACAAGGCGCCCAAGGAGCTTTTTGTGAAAACGGATTTGCCGAAAAACGCCATGGGAAAAGTATTGAAGAAGGAACTGCGGCAAGAGGCCGCGCGCCTTCGCCGGAGACGCGCGTGA
- a CDS encoding RNA polymerase sigma factor — protein sequence MSRPEPPSVAPAEIPDHELIQAVLQGHPERFDDLMRKHRPVIALLVLRQLRQREDAEDVVQKVFLKAFQHLADFRGESRFSTWLYTIALNLVRNHVRARLIRRTESMDAPGKTEDSPRPQWPDKSPGPDAIVRGRFELDRVKKSLEGLADPYREIFTQHYFLFRTVKEIAASTGRPLGTVKVYLHRARKMVLHGLEATGGGPRVTF from the coding sequence ATGAGCCGTCCGGAACCCCCTTCCGTTGCCCCGGCCGAAATTCCCGATCATGAATTGATCCAGGCCGTTCTTCAGGGCCACCCCGAACGGTTCGACGATTTGATGCGGAAGCATCGGCCCGTGATCGCCCTCCTGGTACTTCGGCAACTTCGCCAACGGGAGGACGCGGAGGACGTGGTGCAGAAGGTGTTCCTGAAGGCCTTTCAGCACCTGGCCGACTTCCGGGGTGAATCCCGCTTTTCCACCTGGCTTTACACCATCGCTTTGAACCTCGTGCGCAACCACGTCCGGGCCCGGTTGATCCGGCGCACGGAGTCCATGGACGCGCCCGGAAAAACCGAGGACAGCCCACGCCCCCAATGGCCGGACAAATCCCCCGGGCCGGACGCCATCGTGCGCGGGCGGTTCGAGTTGGACCGCGTGAAAAAATCCCTCGAAGGGCTGGCCGACCCCTATCGGGAGATTTTCACCCAACACTATTTCTTATTCCGGACGGTGAAAGAAATCGCCGCGTCGACGGGGCGGCCGCTGGGAACGGTGAAAGTGTACCTGCACCGGGCCCGGAAAATGGTGCTTCACGGCCTGGAAGCCACCGGAGGGGGCCCGCGTGTTACCTTCTAA
- a CDS encoding HDIG domain-containing protein, translated as MRTPAKLKKKILSLDAFSGGGLWLVGGFVRDALLRRPTADVDVAVAGDAKALAEKFARAEKRRAFALDEERGTYRVVVEDEGRKVDFDFARLQGKTIEEDLGRRDFTANAMALTVADWAAGRWARTIDPFDGRRALKKKEIALVSPRALEEDPLRLLRAFRFSAELGWAVVPGTFKEIKKRSKKILRSSPERIREELMKTLVAPGGSRAFFDLDKAGLLTALFPEGEPMRRTGKTYYGAGGVLRHSLESMASMEEVLGRLSRYFPKFHRPLAAYLNERLGGHPRYAHLKLVELFHDVGKPATAKVRDGKLHFYGHDAVGAKMVRRIAERLRFSTNEGRSLTRLVGAHMRPGNLGHAPQLTERAIFRFYRDLQEDAVAMLIVALGDHFTYLSERVKRGGKDPVFLTIRKMLEAFFLKRATVEPPKVLDGNVLMKSLGIKPGPEVGRLLDAIREAQAAGQVTGRDEALALARRLHAAAPKAKKTGGSHA; from the coding sequence GTGAGGACCCCGGCCAAGCTGAAGAAAAAGATCCTTTCCCTGGACGCGTTCTCCGGCGGAGGGCTGTGGCTGGTGGGCGGGTTTGTGCGCGACGCGCTTTTGCGCCGCCCCACGGCGGACGTGGACGTGGCGGTGGCCGGGGACGCCAAGGCCCTGGCGGAAAAATTCGCCCGGGCCGAAAAGCGCCGGGCCTTCGCCCTGGACGAGGAGCGCGGCACCTACCGCGTGGTGGTGGAGGACGAGGGCCGGAAAGTCGATTTCGATTTCGCCCGACTCCAAGGGAAAACCATCGAGGAGGATTTGGGTCGACGGGATTTCACGGCCAACGCCATGGCCCTGACCGTGGCGGATTGGGCCGCCGGGCGTTGGGCCCGGACCATCGACCCTTTCGACGGCCGCCGGGCGCTCAAGAAAAAAGAAATCGCCCTGGTGTCGCCCCGGGCCCTGGAGGAGGACCCTCTGCGGCTTTTGCGGGCCTTCCGTTTTTCGGCGGAGCTGGGCTGGGCGGTGGTTCCCGGAACGTTCAAGGAAATCAAGAAGCGTTCCAAGAAAATCCTTCGTTCCTCCCCGGAGCGGATCCGGGAGGAATTGATGAAAACCCTGGTCGCTCCCGGGGGAAGCCGCGCTTTTTTCGACCTGGACAAGGCGGGCCTTTTGACGGCGCTCTTTCCCGAGGGGGAACCCATGCGGCGGACGGGGAAAACCTATTACGGCGCGGGGGGCGTGTTGCGCCATTCCCTGGAGTCCATGGCGTCCATGGAAGAAGTGCTGGGAAGGTTGTCGAGGTATTTCCCCAAATTCCACCGGCCCCTGGCCGCCTATTTAAACGAGCGCCTGGGGGGGCATCCCCGCTACGCCCATCTAAAGTTGGTGGAGCTTTTTCACGACGTGGGAAAACCCGCCACGGCCAAGGTGCGGGACGGGAAACTGCACTTCTACGGCCACGACGCCGTGGGCGCCAAGATGGTCAGGCGCATCGCGGAACGCCTGCGGTTCTCCACGAACGAAGGCCGGTCCCTGACCCGCCTGGTGGGGGCCCACATGCGCCCGGGCAACCTGGGCCACGCGCCCCAACTGACGGAGCGGGCGATCTTTCGCTTTTACCGGGACCTTCAGGAAGACGCGGTGGCCATGCTCATCGTGGCCCTGGGGGACCATTTCACCTATTTGTCGGAACGGGTCAAACGCGGGGGGAAAGACCCGGTGTTTTTGACGATCCGCAAAATGCTGGAGGCGTTTTTTTTAAAGCGCGCGACGGTGGAGCCGCCCAAAGTCTTGGACGGAAACGTCCTGATGAAATCCCTGGGGATCAAGCCGGGGCCCGAGGTGGGGCGCCTGTTGGACGCCATCCGGGAAGCCCAGGCCGCGGGGCAGGTGACCGGCCGCGACGAAGCCCTGGCCCTGGCCCGACGTTTGCACGCGGCCGCTCCCAAAGCGAAAAAAACCGGAGGTTCCCATGCGTAA
- a CDS encoding PAS domain S-box protein, with protein sequence MRLLGPKLAKERKGVLGSVDRARRVSASLSFKTAVRAAEALDRLSGWAALAVLATAIGVLALWNLFPAFSFTLLRDDWIVMAPSAAAGFGFLAAALLFYVREPPTEILGARRMAGATVSGLVLLGLFVPRWGAAAESPFTQAALAGLAAAFLARCAVGRTRGRSGDALGGAVLFLIVAFIYFLICYCHGVHSVPPGEIPCPRLLSVVSTVLLAMGFLGSLGPDRFPARLFIGASLRSVLLRKLFPLAVGVVLVFVCVRGSLLAFLSGPAAAFWTLMVWSLIVAFIILQSSLVVGGELGKALQESEQNYTHLVQGLKDHAVFLLSPRGEVLVWNAGAELMTGYTGAEALGTSVTRLMASGEGGLDLESALRTVHATGVFRGEGTAVRSDGRRFWAEMSLSRLVSGKGRPLGVSVILRDASARKHAEQIMAQALLEKEVLLKEIHHRVKNNLQVIVSLLRLQADTVGDPKIAAFSWTARSGCGPWPWSTSISTNQTISPGSIFRTTWPG encoded by the coding sequence ATGCGATTGCTGGGGCCAAAATTGGCGAAGGAACGGAAGGGCGTTTTGGGGTCCGTGGACCGCGCGCGCCGGGTGTCCGCTTCCCTCTCCTTTAAAACGGCCGTCAGAGCCGCGGAGGCTCTGGACCGCCTGTCGGGGTGGGCGGCCCTCGCGGTGTTGGCGACCGCGATCGGGGTTCTGGCCCTGTGGAACCTGTTCCCCGCCTTTTCCTTTACCCTCCTTCGGGACGACTGGATCGTGATGGCGCCTTCCGCGGCGGCGGGTTTCGGCTTCCTGGCGGCGGCCCTTCTTTTTTACGTACGCGAACCGCCGACGGAAATCCTGGGCGCCCGGCGGATGGCCGGCGCGACGGTGTCGGGGCTGGTTCTCCTGGGCCTTTTTGTTCCCCGTTGGGGCGCGGCGGCCGAAAGCCCCTTTACCCAGGCGGCCTTGGCGGGGCTGGCGGCGGCGTTTTTGGCCCGCTGCGCGGTGGGACGGACGCGGGGACGTTCCGGCGACGCGCTCGGGGGCGCGGTCCTCTTCCTGATCGTCGCCTTCATTTATTTCCTGATTTGCTATTGCCACGGGGTCCACTCCGTGCCGCCGGGGGAAATTCCCTGCCCGCGCCTGTTGTCGGTGGTCTCCACGGTGCTCCTGGCCATGGGGTTCCTCGGGTCCCTGGGCCCCGACCGATTTCCCGCGCGCCTTTTCATCGGGGCCTCCTTGCGATCCGTTCTTTTGCGTAAACTGTTCCCCTTGGCGGTGGGGGTCGTTTTGGTTTTCGTGTGCGTTCGCGGAAGCCTGTTGGCCTTTTTGTCGGGGCCCGCGGCGGCTTTCTGGACGCTCATGGTGTGGTCTTTGATCGTTGCTTTTATCATCCTTCAATCGTCCCTGGTGGTGGGCGGGGAACTCGGAAAGGCCCTTCAGGAAAGCGAACAGAACTACACCCACCTGGTGCAAGGGTTGAAGGACCACGCGGTGTTTCTTTTGAGCCCCAGGGGCGAAGTGTTGGTGTGGAACGCCGGGGCCGAACTGATGACGGGCTACACGGGGGCGGAAGCGTTGGGGACGAGCGTGACGCGATTGATGGCGTCGGGCGAGGGCGGGCTGGATTTGGAAAGCGCCCTGCGGACGGTCCACGCCACCGGGGTTTTTCGCGGGGAAGGGACGGCGGTCCGGAGCGACGGGCGGCGTTTTTGGGCCGAAATGTCCTTGAGCCGGCTCGTGAGCGGGAAAGGGCGCCCCCTGGGGGTTTCCGTGATCCTCCGGGACGCCAGCGCCCGCAAGCACGCGGAACAAATCATGGCCCAGGCGCTTTTGGAAAAGGAAGTCCTGCTCAAGGAAATCCATCACCGGGTCAAAAACAACTTGCAAGTGATCGTGAGCCTGCTCCGCCTTCAGGCGGACACCGTCGGCGACCCGAAAATCGCGGCTTTTTCATGGACAGCCAGGAGCGGGTGCGGGCCATGGCCATGGTCCACGAGTATCTCTACAAATCAAACGATTTCGCCCGGATCAATTTTCCGAACTACGTGGCCGGGCTGA
- a CDS encoding DUF3309 family protein, translating into MKPVYVLLCLAFLAALPIWPYSVGEGFAASGWICLLGLVLAGLHLFRTI; encoded by the coding sequence ATGAAACCGGTCTACGTTTTGCTTTGCCTGGCGTTTCTGGCGGCGCTTCCCATTTGGCCCTACAGCGTGGGCGAGGGGTTCGCGGCCAGCGGGTGGATCTGTTTGTTGGGCTTGGTTCTGGCGGGGTTGCACCTGTTTCGAACCATTTAG
- a CDS encoding GGDEF domain-containing protein → MLSRSPRNTRQFVHEKLRQDWPYFLLLVPLATLWLNKSLALGGHRAIADASLLLVTLVAVGVIQSQKRRLHAASLTDPLTGLFNAKYLQSELERLVGLAHRTGTPLTVLFMDIDDFKSVNDRLGHAEGNELLKAFAQELIGVTKRDVDLCFRFGGDEFVVLCQLTDLAGGWEVARRIHQAIGPPSPLAYLGIAVSIGVVQLTAESAADVLKRADHAMYVAKQRAKSGLETSETGTRR, encoded by the coding sequence GTGCTTTCCCGATCCCCCCGAAACACCCGGCAGTTCGTCCACGAAAAGCTTCGCCAGGATTGGCCCTATTTCCTGTTGCTGGTGCCCTTGGCGACCCTTTGGCTGAACAAGTCGCTCGCCTTGGGCGGGCACCGGGCCATCGCCGACGCGTCGCTTTTGCTGGTCACGCTCGTGGCGGTGGGCGTCATTCAAAGCCAGAAGCGCCGGCTCCACGCGGCGAGCCTGACCGACCCGCTCACGGGCCTCTTCAACGCCAAATATCTGCAGTCCGAACTGGAGCGCCTGGTGGGCCTCGCCCATCGGACGGGGACCCCGCTCACGGTGCTCTTTATGGACATCGATGATTTTAAATCGGTTAACGACCGGTTGGGGCACGCCGAGGGGAACGAACTGTTGAAGGCCTTCGCACAGGAATTGATCGGGGTGACGAAACGGGACGTGGACCTGTGTTTCCGTTTCGGCGGGGACGAATTCGTCGTTTTGTGCCAATTGACCGATTTGGCGGGCGGTTGGGAAGTTGCCCGGCGCATCCACCAGGCGATCGGTCCGCCTTCCCCGTTGGCCTACCTGGGCATCGCGGTGAGCATCGGGGTGGTTCAGTTGACGGCGGAATCGGCGGCGGACGTGTTGAAACGGGCGGACCACGCCATGTATGTCGCGAAACAAAGGGCCAAAAGCGGTTTGGAAACCTCGGAAACGGGGACGCGCCGTTGA
- a CDS encoding ATP-binding protein — translation MDSQERVRAMAMVHEYLYKSNDFARINFPNYVAGLIRSLFRVYGSAADAPAPRVEIDDIELGLDAAIPCGLLLTELVSNAVKYAYPPGTGGTIAIKFKTQSDGRFELSVADRGAGFPADFNWKESNTLGLRLVRLLTEQLQGTLNLETVGGVRASVTFRWPPG, via the coding sequence ATGGACAGCCAGGAGCGGGTGCGGGCCATGGCCATGGTCCACGAGTATCTCTACAAATCAAACGATTTCGCCCGGATCAATTTTCCGAACTACGTGGCCGGGCTGATCCGAAGCCTCTTTCGCGTATACGGCTCCGCGGCGGACGCACCGGCCCCCCGGGTGGAGATCGACGATATCGAGTTGGGCTTGGACGCCGCCATTCCCTGCGGACTTTTATTAACGGAGCTGGTGTCCAACGCCGTCAAATACGCCTACCCCCCGGGGACGGGCGGGACCATCGCCATCAAATTCAAGACCCAAAGCGACGGACGCTTTGAACTGTCCGTCGCCGATCGGGGCGCCGGGTTTCCGGCCGATTTTAATTGGAAAGAGTCCAACACCCTGGGGTTGCGTCTGGTGCGGCTGTTAACGGAGCAACTGCAGGGGACGTTGAACCTCGAGACCGTCGGGGGCGTTCGGGCGTCGGTGACGTTCCGATGGCCCCCGGGCTAA